The window ATGATAATAAATCAAATTTTAGAACAACTGCGTTCCACATTGACAATTATCATCCATTTATGACGCAACCAGAAAGTTATTTTTCAAAAGAGCCTTCTGATACGCAAATAAAAGCATTCAAAAACTCTGAAGTAATTGCATTTCATAGAAATACAATAGAAAGATTGAGTTCAAAACATAAAGCTTTTGATAAATTTTGCAATACGCATATTATAGAAGCTCTCATTTTTATAAATCAAATAAAGTCCAAACTAATAGGTCTACCAAAAGATAAATTATACAGCTACCTTCTAGAAAAACACAATCCAATTACTAAAAAT is drawn from Psychroserpens sp. NJDZ02 and contains these coding sequences:
- a CDS encoding Crp/Fnr family transcriptional regulator → MRNLINHGIQYGLSEDLIQEINLNGKQIEIKRNDNILNLGEHSKYIYIVIKGGFVSQYFDDNKSNFRTTAFHIDNYHPFMTQPESYFSKEPSDTQIKAFKNSEVIAFHRNTIERLSSKHKAFDKFCNTHIIEALIFINQIKSKLIGLPKDKLYSYLLEKHNPITKNVPSKYIAEFMGVTPQWLSKIKRTS